In Sylvia atricapilla isolate bSylAtr1 chromosome 27, bSylAtr1.pri, whole genome shotgun sequence, one genomic interval encodes:
- the LOC136372265 gene encoding cathepsin G-like, producing the protein MLLLLLLTSAFVLVPWTGAGRIIGGCEVKPHSRPYMAYLIIENRLESFSCGGFLIRPDAVLSAAHCVDIKGIMSITVILGAHNISYQEQSQQWIQVTQWVIHPKYSQDGFKNDIVLLKLKEKARINEYVQTISIPMSNEYVRQGAECEVAGWGLTSMTGSRTNVMREAELKVQDWTICQLIFWNYQRQSMICVGDDYGKKSPYKGDSGGPLVCKQKAHGIVSYGLNGHLSPEVFTRISYFEPWIREQLRKFALQELPDSPSSD; encoded by the exons atgctgcttctccttctgctcACAAGTGCTTTTGTCCTTGTGCCTTGGACTGGGGCTG GAAGGATCATTGGTGGATGTGAAGTTAAGCCCCACTCCAGACCGTACATGGCTTATTTAATTATTGAAAATCGCCTAGAAAGTTTTTCCTGTGGAGGGTTCCTGATTCGCCCAGACGCAGTGCTCTCAGCAGCTCACTGTGTGGATATAAAAGG GATAATGAGCATCACTGTCATTCTGGGAGCCCACAATATCAGTTAccaagagcagagccagcagtggATCCAGGTCACACAGTGGGTCATCCACCCCAAATATTCCCAAGATGGCTTCAAAAATGACATTGTGCTGCTGAAG ctgaaggaaaaggcCAGGATCAATGAGTATGTTCAAACTATCTCCATTCCCATGAGCAACGAATATGTGAGACAAGGAGCTGAGTGTGAGGTGGCTGGATGGGGCCTGACATCTATGACAGGGAGCAGGACAAACGTGATGAGGGAGGCAGAACTGAAGGTGCAAGATTGGACAATATGTCAGTTGATATTCTGGAATTACCAGCGTCAGTCCATGATCTGTGTTGGTGATGACTACGGTAAAAAGTCACCATACAAG GGTGATTCTGGTGGCCCATTAGTCTGCAAACAGAAGGCTCATGGTATTGTTTCTTATGGACTTAACGGCCACCTCTCCCCTGAGGTATTTACCAGGATCTCTTATTTTGAGCCCTGGATACGTGAGCAGCTGAGGAAGTTTGCGCTCCAAGAGCTGCCTGATTCTCCATCCTCTGATTAA